The Cetobacterium sp. 8H DNA window AAACAGTAAAAATCATCTAAAAGGTATGATTCACATATCAGATATTGCTAATGCTTATCTAAATATTGATTATTCAGACCTTTTCTCTAAATATTATGCTACTTACGAAAACTTAAAAGATGTTCTTGAAGGAGAAGTAATTAGTGGTGAATATCCTACTGGTAAAATCGAAGCAAATTTAAAAGGTGTTAGTGAATATAGAAACCTTCTTGCTGGAGATATCGTTATCACAACAACACTTCTTGATTCTATAGACGATTTAATTGAATTAGGTGCTAAAATGATTATCCTTTGTTGTGACAAAGATGATGTTATTTTACCTAGAGATTCTAAAACACCTATTTTGAGAGTTAATAAATCATTATTTAAAGCAATACCTTTAATTTCTCAATCTGTTTCTATATTATCAATTTTAAACAATGAGAAATTCTATTCTTTCTCTATCGATGATTATCTTGCAGATATTAAAGATATTATGAAAGAATCTTCACAAACAAATTTCCCAGTTATTGATAAAAATGGTGAGGTTTATGGAACTATTAGAACTAAAAATCTAATTAATTTCACTAGAAAAAAAGTTGTTTTAGTTGACCACAACGAAAGTACACAGTCAGTTGCTGGATTAAATGATGCTAAAATAATTCAAGTTGTTGATCACCATAAATTTGGTAGTTTTGAAACTAATGAACCAGTTAAAATCAATGCTGAAACTGTAGGATGTACTTGTACTATAATCTTAGACTTATACAAAGAAGCTGGCATTGTTCCAACTAAAGAGATTGCTGGACTAATGATGAGTGCTATCTTATCTGATACTCTTATGTTCAAATCTCCAACTTGTACAGAAAAAGATATTCTAGCTGTAAATGAATTATCAAACATTGCTGGTATTGAAAACTTTGAAGAGTATGGAATGGAAATGCTTATTGCAGGTACTTCTTTATCTGATAAAACACCAAACGAGATTTTAACTATGGATCAAAAAGAATTCTCTATGAATGGTATAAAACTTGCTATTTCTCAAGTTAATACTGTAGATGTTAAAGGAGTTTTAGATCAACAATCTGCTCTTGAAAAAGTTATGACTGATACAAATAATCAAAATGGATATCAACTATCAGTTCTAGTTATTACAGACATTGTAAAGGCTGGTTCTATGTTACTTGTTGTTGGAGATTCAACTATTGTTGAAAGAGGTTTCCATACAACTTTAGCAAACAACACTGCTTGGGTTGATGGTGTTGTTTCTAGAAAGAAACAAGTTGTTCCTTTCTTAATGGCTGCTTCTCAAGGAGTGTGATAAATAATGTTTCTACCTACTACAATGGAAGAGGTTAAAAAGCTTGGTTGGAATTCTCTAGATATTATTTTAATATCTGGAGACACTTACTTTGATACCTCTTATAATGGTACTGCTATTATCGGTAAATGGTTGCTAAAACATGGATATAAAGTTGGAGTGATTGCACAACCTGATATTAATTCAGATAAAGATATTACAAGACTAGGGGCTCCTAATTTATATTGGGCTGTTTCTGCTGGTTGTGTTGACTCTATGGTTGCTAACTATACTGCAACTAAAAAAAGAAGAAAAAGTGACGATTTTACTCCTGGTGGAATTAATAACAGAAGACCTGACAGAGCTACTATACAGTATACAAACTTAATTCGTCGTTTCTTTAAAAATAGCCCTGTTCCTATTGTTTTAGGTGGAATAGAGGCCAGTTTAAGAAGAGTTGTCCATTATGATTATTGGAGCAATTCTCTTAGACGTCCTATTCTTTTTGATGCTAAAGCCGATATCCTTTCATACGGAATGGGAGAAAAGTCAATGCTTGCTCTTGCTGATGCTCTTAAATCAAATAAAGATTGGAGAGATATAAGAGGGCTTGCATATATTTCTAAAGAAGCTCATAAAAACTATTTAGAGCTTCCAACTTATGAAGAATGCCTTGAAAAAAAAGAAAATTTTGTCAAAGCTTTTGAACTTTTTTATAACAACTGTGATCCTATCACAGCTAAGGGTATATCTCAAAAGAATGCTGATAGATATTATATACAAAATCCTCCTTCAGAAAGCTTTACAGCCGAGGAGATGGATGATATATACGGACTTGATTTTGAAAGAGATGTTCACCCGTTCTATAAAAAAGATGGACATGTTAAAGCTCTTGATACAATTAAATACTCTGTAACTACACATCGTGGTTGTTATGGAGAATGTAATTTTTGCGCTATTGCTGTACATCAAGGAAGAACAGTTATGTCTAGATCAGAAGATTCAATTATCAAAGAGGTTACACATTTAGCAGGTTTAAAAGGATTTAAAGGAAATATCTCCGATGTTGGAGGCCCAACTGCTAATATGTATCAACTAGAGTGCTCTAAAAAACTTAACCACGGAGCTTGTTCTCATAAAAGATGCCTTTATCCTGAGACTTGTTCAGCACTTAAATTAAACCATTCAAAACAGATTTCTCTTTTAAGAAAATTGAAATCAATTGATAAAATAAAAAAAATATTTATTGCATCTGGAATTAGATATGATATGATTTTAGATGATGATAAATTTGGTGATAAGTATCTTGAAGAAATTATAAAAGATCATATCTCAGGACAAATGAAAATTGCTCCTGAGCATACAGAGGATAAAATTCTTTCTCTTATGGGAAAACAAGGAAAGAGCATGCTAAAAGAATTTAAAGATCGTTTTTATGAGTTAAATAAAAAACATGATAAAAAACAATTTTTAACTTATTATCTTATTGCTGCTCATCCTGGGTGTAACGAAAAAGATATGTTAGATTTGAAAAGATTCGCATCCTCTGAACTTAAAATAAGTCCAGAGCAGGTACAAGTTTTTACTCCTACTCCATCAACTTATTCTACACTTATGTATTATACTGAAATGAATCCTTTCAATAATCAAAAATTATTTGTTGAAAAGGATAACGGTAAAAAGCAAAAACAAAAAGATATTATCACTCAAAACAATAAAACTAGGAGGTATTAAATTGAAACCAATTGTTGCAATCGTCGGAAGACCAAATGTTGGAAAATCAACACTATTTAATAAATTGGTTGGGGATAGAGTCGCTATAGTTGACGACCAACCAGGAGTTACAAGAGATAGACTGTACAGAGAAACTGAATGGGCTGGAAAAGAGTTCGTTCTTGTAGATACAGGAGGACTAGAGCCTAGAAATAATGATTTCATGATGACTAAAATAAAGCAGCAAGCTGAGGTTGCTATGAACGAAGCTGACGTTATACTTTTTGTTGTTGATGGAAAAAATGGACTTAATCCACTAGATGAAGAGATTTCATACTTATTAAGAAAAAAGAAAAAACCTGTAATTTTATGTGTTAATAAAATTGATAACTTCCATGCTCAGCAAGATGATGTTTATGATTTCTGGGGACTTGGATTCGAGCACTTAATCCCTATTTCTGGAGAACATAAAGTAAACCTTGGAGACATGCTTGATTTAGTTGTTAGTTTAATTGATGAGCATGTTGAGGAATACGAAGAAGTTGATGGTTTAAAGCTAGCTATTATTGGAAGACCAAATGCTGGAAAATCATCTCTTGTTAATAGATTATCTGGAGAAGAAAGAACAATAGTAAGTGATATCGCAGGTACAACAAGAGACGCTATCGATACTCTTATCGAATATGATGGAAATAAATATGTTCTTATCGATACTGCTGGTATCAGAAGAAAATCTAAAGTTGAAGAAAGTTTAGAGTACTATTCAGTGCTAAGAGCTATTAAAACTATCAAAAGATCAGATGTTTGTATTTGGATGATAGATGGTAGCGAAGGGTTAACTGAGCAGGATAAAAGAATTGCTGGTATTGCACACGATGAGAAAAAACCTATCATTATCGTTATAAATAAATGGGATACTATTCCTGATAAGAAAAATGATACTATGAAAAAAATGAGAGAGGAATTATATGCTGAGTTACCATTCTTATCATATGCTCCTATTGAGTTTGTTTCAGCTTTAACTGGACAAAGAACTACAAAATTACTAGAGCACTCTGAAGCTGTATTTGCTGAATATAACAAAAGAGTTTCAACGGGATTACTAAACACTGTTATAAGTGAAGCTGTAATCATGAATAAGCCACCTACAAGAAAAGGTAGAGTTGTTAAGATCAACTATGCTACGCAGGCTGCTACAGCACCTCCGAAGTTCGTTTTATTCTGTAACTACCCTGATCTTGTTCACTTCTCTTATGGAAGATATATTGAAAATAAACTTAGAGAAGCTTTCGGATTTGAAGGAACTCCTATCAGTGTTATTTTCGAGCACAAGCATAGTTAAGGTGTAATATATGAAAAAGGTTCTTATTGTTGAAGATGAAATTTCCCTTGCTAAAGTAATTTCTGACTCTTTGATTAAAGAGGGGTTTTCAACCGTTATAATCACAAGAGGAGATCATGCTTTAGACAGTTTCTATACAGAGAAACCAGATGTTATATTATTAGATATAAATCTTCCTGGAATGAGCGGATGGGATATTTGTAAACAGATAAAAGCTATCTCACAAGTTCCAATAATAATGGTTACTGCAAGAGATAGTGAATTTGATGAAATAAAAGGACTTGAGTTAGGGGCTGATGACTATATCACCAAGCCCTTTACTCCAAAACTTCTTACCATAAAATTAAAAAAAATATTTAAATTAGAAAATACTACATTCTTTAAAGTTGAAGGTATAACCTTTGATTTCAACACATACAAGCTGACAAATCCTGAAGAAGAATATATTCTTCCCAGAAGAGAGGCTCAACTTTTAGAATTTTTATTAAGAAATCAAAATATAATTTTTTCTAGAGATACTCTTTTAAATGAGGTTTGGGGCTTTGAATTCTTTGGAGATGAAAGAGCTGTTGATACAATCGTTAAAAGATTAAGAAAAAAACTGGGTCCTTGTGACTCATATATAAAAAGTGTAAGAGGGGTTGGATATGTCTTTAAAACAGATTAATTTTCCAATAAAACTAAATTTCTTTAAAAAACTATTCCTATTAACAATAGGGGTAGTTTTTTTAACTATTATTATTGGATTTTCTTTTAACTTGATATTTTTTGATAAATTTTATATTTATAGGAAAAAAAATAATATTACAAATGTTAGAAATCAAATTGTAAAAAATATGGATAATAAAGAAAAATTAAATTATTATATTCAATTTGCTCAAGATAGCTACGGAGTAAGGATAGATTTAACATCTATACAAAATAATCGAATGCATATGATGAGTTCAAAAAAGATATATAACTCTTTAAAAATTAATGAATCTGTTTTTAAAGTGAGAGAGATGGATGGATCTTCTGGCGTAATGTTCTTAAGGTACTATGAGAAGCTTCCTAATGGTTATCTTCTAAGTATAAGAAGCTCTCTAGCAGTTTTAGCGGAACATGTTCACGATATGTTTATTTTTAATATTTTTACAGCACTTATCTCTCTTTTAATAAGTAGCATTTTGGTATCTATATTTTCTAGAAAAGTCACAAAAAATATTACACATCTAAAAACTAATGCTCAAAAAATTGCTAAACTTGAATATCCTGAAAACATTATAATTAAAAGTGGAGACGAAATAGAAGAGTTAAGTTATAGTTTAAACGACATGTCACAAGAGCTTTCTATTGCTATTGAAAATTTGAAATCCTTTGTCTCTAATGCTTCTCATGAACTAAAAACTCCAATATCCGTTCTTTGTCTTTATTCACAAGCACTTGCTAGGGATAGCGTTGACGAAAAGAATAAAAAAGAATATTATAAAATAATGCTTGAAAAGTCTCTTGAAATGAGATCTTTAACTGAAAGTTTATTAACTTTATCTAAAATAAATTCACCTGATTATAAATTAAAATCTGAAGAGATTAATTTAGAAACTTTGATTTTATCGTCTATTGAGCAATATGATTATTTAGAATTTGAAAAAAACATTGATATAAAACTAACTCTTTCTAAAACTACTATAAAAGGTGACTATAATCTTTTTAAAATTACTGTTAATAACCTCATACAAAATATGCTAAAGTATTCTCCAGACAACAACAACGTTCAAATCACTTTAAATGATTTTTCTATATCTTTTGAAAACGTAATTCTATATAAATTAAAAGGCAGTGTTGAAGATCTTTTTCAACCTTTTTATAGAGATTGTAGCTCTTCAAATGAAAAAATTGAAGGTAGTGGCTTAGGACTATCCTTAGTCAAAAAGATTTTAGAATTACATAAATTAGATTATAATTTAACTATAGACAACAATGTTTTTAAATTTACGATTAATTTAAAAGAAAAGACTGATTAGAGATTTCTAATCAGTCTTTTTATTTAAAAGTTATTATAACATTTTTTCAGCTATCTTAACTTTTGTTAATGCTTGAGTTAAAGTTTTTTGCACATTTGCAAAATCTATATCCTCAGCTAATTTTTCAAGTTTTTCTTTAGCGATTTGAGCTTCTCTTCTAGCAGCTTCAAGATCTATATCCTTAACGTCCATAGCTTCGTCTGCTAAAATTGTTACTATATTGTTAGAGATTTCAAGAAATCCTCCAGATACATAGTAAAAATTCTCTTGCCCATTAACTCTAACCTTCATTTCTCCTGTAGATAATCCAGCAACAAATGGTGAGTGATTAGGTAATATTCCCATATCTCCTTCTGTTGTTCTAATCATTACAAAATTAACTTCTTGTGATAGAATTTTTTCTAAAGGTGTTACTAGCTCTAGCTTAAAAGAGTTTGCCATATTACTCAGCTCCCTTCATAAGGTCTCTTCCCTTAGCTATTGCCTCCTCAATTGTTCCAACATAAAGGAATGCTTGTTCTGGAAGAGCATCATGCTTACCATCGATAATCTCTTTGAAAGCTCTAATTGTCTCTTTTACTGGAACATATTTTCCTTCCATTCCTGTAAATTGCTCAGCAACTGCGAATGGTTGAGAGAAGAATCTTTCAATCTTTCTTGCTCTAGAAACTGTTTGCTTATCTTCATCAGAAAGCTCATCCATTCCTAGGATTGCAATAATATCTTGAAGTTCTTTATATCTCTGAAGTATCTCTTGAACTTGTCTTGCAACATTATAGTGCTCATTTCCAACGATAGCTGGATCTAGAGCTTTAGATGTCGAATCAAGTGGGTCAACTGCAGGATATATTCCTAGAGATGCTATTCTTCTTGAAAGAACTGTAGTTGCATCTAAGTGAGCGAATGTTGTCGCTGGTGCTGGGTCAGTAAGGTCGTCTGCTGGTACGTATACAGCTTGTACTGATGTTATTGATCCAGATTTAGTCGATGTAATTCTCTCTTGTAATTTACCCATTTCTGAAGCTAGTGTTGGTTGGTATCCAACCGCTGAAGGTATTCTTCCTAATAGGGCAGAAACCTCTGCTCCAGCTTGAGTAAATCTGAATATATTATCGATAAATAGAAGAACGTCTTGCCCTTCTTTATCTCTAAAGTTTTCCGCTACTGTTAGTCCAGTAAGAGCAACTCTTAATCTTGCTCCAGGCGGCTCATTCATTTGTCCGTAAACTAGAGATGTTTTGTCAATAACTCCTGACTCTCTCATCTCATCATAAAGGTCTCTTCCTTCTCTAGTTCTTTCCCCAACACCCGCGAATACAGATAATCCTCCGTGTCCTTTAGCTATGTTGTTGATAAGCTCCATTATAAGAACTGTTTTTCCTACTCCAGCTCCTCCGAATAGACCGATTTTTCCTCCTTTGATATATGGTGCAAGAAGGTCAATTACCTTAATTCCAGTTTCGAATATTTCTACTTCTGTTCCTTGCTCATCAAAGTTTGGAGCTTCTCTATGTATAGGTAAATGCTCCTCTGTTGTTACTGGACCAGCTTCATCAACTGGCTCTCCTAGCACGTTTAGAATTCTTCCTAAAACTGCTTTTCCTACTGGAACTGTTATAGCAGCTCCTGTATCTATTACTTCCATTCCTCTTTGTAGACCTTCAGTAGCATCCATTGCTACTGTTCTTACAACGTTATTTCCTAAGTGTTGCTGAACTTCAAGAACTAACTCTTTTCCATCTTCGCATTTAACTTTTAAAGCGTTGTAAATATCTGGCAATTTATCATTAAATACTACGTCTACAACAGGACCTATTATTTGTGTAAGGGTTCCTTTGTTTTCCACTATTGCCTCCTCATTTTTCTTAATTTAACGCTGCTGCTCCACCAACAATCTCTGATATTTCTTGAGTTATTGAAGCTTGTCTTCTTCTATTGTACTCTAAAGTTAATCCTTTAATCATATCTTCAGCGTTATCCGTTGCACTTTTCATTGCATTTTTTCTTGCAGAATGCTCACTTGCAGTGTTATCAAGTAAAGCTTTATATAATTCTATATTCAGATACTTAGGTAAAAGAGATGATAATATCTCTTCTGGACTTGGCTCAAATATATAAGCTTTGTTCTCGCTTCCCTCAGCTCTTTCAATAGGAATTAATTTTCTTACTGTAAGATCACTTACTAATGCTGATACGAACTTATTATATATTACATAAACTTCATCAAATATGTTGTTGTAGTAATATTCAACAATATTTTCACTAATTTCTTTAGCTTTATCAAACATTGTTTCTGGTATAAGTTGAGTATATTCAGCTTTAACATCGTAATCTCTCTTAGCACAGTATTCTCTTGCTTTTCTTCCAACTGCAATTACAGAGACCTGTTTCCCACTATTTTCATTTTTTAATCTTTCTAGTGCTTTTAATGTATTACTGTTAAAACTTCCTGCTAGTCCTCTATCTGAACACATAACAATAATTCCAACTTTTTTTACATCTTCTCTACCATCAAAAAGTGGGTGTTTTTCACTTTTAACACCTGCAGCTATATTTTGTAAAATATTTGCTATACTTTCTGAATACGGTCTAGATTGAGCTACTATCGTAGAAAATTTCTTGAATTTAGTTGTAGAAACTATTTCCATGGCCTTTGTAATTTGGTGAGTAGACTGAACACTTTTAATTCTATTTTTTATTTCTCTAGTTCCAGCCATTTTCCCACCTCTCTTTAATTAAAATTCTTTTTAAATGCTGCAATAGCCTCTTCAATTTTAGCTTCAATTTCTTTTGTTAAGCTTTTCTTCTCAACAATTTCAGTTAAAATTGTAGTTGTGTTTCTCATCTCAGTAAGTAACTCTCTCTCAAATCTTCTAACATCAGAGATAGCAATATCATCTAAGAATCCATTGATTACTGTATAGAAAGAAACTACTTGCTCTTCTACTGGATATGGACTATATTGTGGTTGTTTTAAAACTTCCATAATTCTATGTCCTCTCTCTAATTGAGCTTTAGTTGCTTTATCTAAATCAGATCCAAATTGTGCGAATGTTAATAACTCAGTATATTGAGCTAATTCTAACTTAACTTTAGCAGCAACTTGTTTCATAGCTTTTATTTGAGCAGATCCTCCAACTCTTGATACAGATATTCCGGCATTGATAGCTGGTCTGAATCCTGAGTTAAATAATTGAGCATCTAGGAATATCTGTCCATCTGTTATCGAAATAACGTTTGTAGGGATATATGCTGATACGTCTCCTGCTTGAGTTTCGATGATTGGTAAAGCTGTTATTGATCCTCCACCTAATTCATCTGATAATTTTGCAGCTCTCTCAAGAAGTCTTGAGTGAAGATAGAATACGTCTCCTGGGTAAGCTTCTCTTCCAGGTGGTCTCTTAAGTAATAGAGACATCTCTCTGTACGCAACAGCGTGTTTAGAAAGATCATCATAAACTATTAGAACTGCCTCTCCCTTATCCATGAAGTACTCTCCCATAGCTACTCCTGAATATGGTGCTAAATATTGTAAAGGAGCTGATTCAGAAGCTGTTGCTGCAACAACTATAGTATATTCCATAGCTCCTGCATCTTCTAATCTCTTAACGATTTGCGCTACTGTTGATCTCTTTTGACCAATCGCAACGTAGATACATTTTACTCCTGTTCCTTTTTGATTTAAAATAGCGTCGATAGCAACTGCTGTTTTACCAGTTTGTCTATCTCCTATTATAAGTTCTCTTTGCCCTCTACCAATAGGTACCATTCCATCTATTGATTTGATTCCTGTTTGTAGTGGCTCAGATACTGGCTTTCTTGAGATGATTCCTGAAGCCTTTCTCTCAACTTCCATGTACTTCTCAAACTTCATTTCACCTTTACCGTCAATCGGCTCTCCTAGAGCGTTAACAACTCTTCCTAATAAAGATTCTCCAGCAGGTACTGATGCGATTCTTCCTGTTGCTTTAACCTCATCTCCCTCTTTAATCTTTGTATAGTCACCTAGTATAACAGCTCCAACGTTGTCTTCTTCTAGGTTTAGAACCATTCCTGTTATTCCGTTAGGAAACTCTAAAAGCTCTCCCGCTTTTGCACTGCTTAGTCCGTAGATTCTCGCAATACCGTCTCCTACTTCTAATACAGAACCTGAAGTTTTGACATCAAGACTCTTTTTGTAATTCTCGATCTCAGTTTTGATTATATTACTTACTTCTTCTGGTCTGATTTTCAACTGATTACACCTCCTAATTTTACAAGTAGTTTTTATTTCTGTGTTAGAGTCTCTAACTGTCTACGGATACTTCCGTCTGTTATTTCGTCCCCTATTTTGATAATTCCTCCACCTATAAGAGTTTTATCAACATTAACTACTAGCTTTATCTTTTTACCTGTTTTTATTTCAAGATTTTTAGAAAGT harbors:
- a CDS encoding putative manganese-dependent inorganic diphosphatase, which gives rise to MEPILIFGHRNPDTDSICSAISLAKLNELKGESAQACRLGNISKETEFVLNKFNIDAPKLLSTVSAQISDLTRIEKKTINHKDSLKKALEIMTEENFSSLPVVNSKNHLKGMIHISDIANAYLNIDYSDLFSKYYATYENLKDVLEGEVISGEYPTGKIEANLKGVSEYRNLLAGDIVITTTLLDSIDDLIELGAKMIILCCDKDDVILPRDSKTPILRVNKSLFKAIPLISQSVSILSILNNEKFYSFSIDDYLADIKDIMKESSQTNFPVIDKNGEVYGTIRTKNLINFTRKKVVLVDHNESTQSVAGLNDAKIIQVVDHHKFGSFETNEPVKINAETVGCTCTIILDLYKEAGIVPTKEIAGLMMSAILSDTLMFKSPTCTEKDILAVNELSNIAGIENFEEYGMEMLIAGTSLSDKTPNEILTMDQKEFSMNGIKLAISQVNTVDVKGVLDQQSALEKVMTDTNNQNGYQLSVLVITDIVKAGSMLLVVGDSTIVERGFHTTLANNTAWVDGVVSRKKQVVPFLMAASQGV
- a CDS encoding YgiQ family radical SAM protein, which codes for MMFLPTTMEEVKKLGWNSLDIILISGDTYFDTSYNGTAIIGKWLLKHGYKVGVIAQPDINSDKDITRLGAPNLYWAVSAGCVDSMVANYTATKKRRKSDDFTPGGINNRRPDRATIQYTNLIRRFFKNSPVPIVLGGIEASLRRVVHYDYWSNSLRRPILFDAKADILSYGMGEKSMLALADALKSNKDWRDIRGLAYISKEAHKNYLELPTYEECLEKKENFVKAFELFYNNCDPITAKGISQKNADRYYIQNPPSESFTAEEMDDIYGLDFERDVHPFYKKDGHVKALDTIKYSVTTHRGCYGECNFCAIAVHQGRTVMSRSEDSIIKEVTHLAGLKGFKGNISDVGGPTANMYQLECSKKLNHGACSHKRCLYPETCSALKLNHSKQISLLRKLKSIDKIKKIFIASGIRYDMILDDDKFGDKYLEEIIKDHISGQMKIAPEHTEDKILSLMGKQGKSMLKEFKDRFYELNKKHDKKQFLTYYLIAAHPGCNEKDMLDLKRFASSELKISPEQVQVFTPTPSTYSTLMYYTEMNPFNNQKLFVEKDNGKKQKQKDIITQNNKTRRY
- the der gene encoding ribosome biogenesis GTPase Der, with translation MKPIVAIVGRPNVGKSTLFNKLVGDRVAIVDDQPGVTRDRLYRETEWAGKEFVLVDTGGLEPRNNDFMMTKIKQQAEVAMNEADVILFVVDGKNGLNPLDEEISYLLRKKKKPVILCVNKIDNFHAQQDDVYDFWGLGFEHLIPISGEHKVNLGDMLDLVVSLIDEHVEEYEEVDGLKLAIIGRPNAGKSSLVNRLSGEERTIVSDIAGTTRDAIDTLIEYDGNKYVLIDTAGIRRKSKVEESLEYYSVLRAIKTIKRSDVCIWMIDGSEGLTEQDKRIAGIAHDEKKPIIIVINKWDTIPDKKNDTMKKMREELYAELPFLSYAPIEFVSALTGQRTTKLLEHSEAVFAEYNKRVSTGLLNTVISEAVIMNKPPTRKGRVVKINYATQAATAPPKFVLFCNYPDLVHFSYGRYIENKLREAFGFEGTPISVIFEHKHS
- a CDS encoding response regulator transcription factor; translated protein: MKKVLIVEDEISLAKVISDSLIKEGFSTVIITRGDHALDSFYTEKPDVILLDINLPGMSGWDICKQIKAISQVPIIMVTARDSEFDEIKGLELGADDYITKPFTPKLLTIKLKKIFKLENTTFFKVEGITFDFNTYKLTNPEEEYILPRREAQLLEFLLRNQNIIFSRDTLLNEVWGFEFFGDERAVDTIVKRLRKKLGPCDSYIKSVRGVGYVFKTD
- a CDS encoding HAMP domain-containing sensor histidine kinase — translated: MSLKQINFPIKLNFFKKLFLLTIGVVFLTIIIGFSFNLIFFDKFYIYRKKNNITNVRNQIVKNMDNKEKLNYYIQFAQDSYGVRIDLTSIQNNRMHMMSSKKIYNSLKINESVFKVREMDGSSGVMFLRYYEKLPNGYLLSIRSSLAVLAEHVHDMFIFNIFTALISLLISSILVSIFSRKVTKNITHLKTNAQKIAKLEYPENIIIKSGDEIEELSYSLNDMSQELSIAIENLKSFVSNASHELKTPISVLCLYSQALARDSVDEKNKKEYYKIMLEKSLEMRSLTESLLTLSKINSPDYKLKSEEINLETLILSSIEQYDYLEFEKNIDIKLTLSKTTIKGDYNLFKITVNNLIQNMLKYSPDNNNVQITLNDFSISFENVILYKLKGSVEDLFQPFYRDCSSSNEKIEGSGLGLSLVKKILELHKLDYNLTIDNNVFKFTINLKEKTD
- a CDS encoding F0F1 ATP synthase subunit epsilon, with product MANSFKLELVTPLEKILSQEVNFVMIRTTEGDMGILPNHSPFVAGLSTGEMKVRVNGQENFYYVSGGFLEISNNIVTILADEAMDVKDIDLEAARREAQIAKEKLEKLAEDIDFANVQKTLTQALTKVKIAEKML
- the atpD gene encoding F0F1 ATP synthase subunit beta, which translates into the protein MENKGTLTQIIGPVVDVVFNDKLPDIYNALKVKCEDGKELVLEVQQHLGNNVVRTVAMDATEGLQRGMEVIDTGAAITVPVGKAVLGRILNVLGEPVDEAGPVTTEEHLPIHREAPNFDEQGTEVEIFETGIKVIDLLAPYIKGGKIGLFGGAGVGKTVLIMELINNIAKGHGGLSVFAGVGERTREGRDLYDEMRESGVIDKTSLVYGQMNEPPGARLRVALTGLTVAENFRDKEGQDVLLFIDNIFRFTQAGAEVSALLGRIPSAVGYQPTLASEMGKLQERITSTKSGSITSVQAVYVPADDLTDPAPATTFAHLDATTVLSRRIASLGIYPAVDPLDSTSKALDPAIVGNEHYNVARQVQEILQRYKELQDIIAILGMDELSDEDKQTVSRARKIERFFSQPFAVAEQFTGMEGKYVPVKETIRAFKEIIDGKHDALPEQAFLYVGTIEEAIAKGRDLMKGAE
- the atpG gene encoding ATP synthase F1 subunit gamma produces the protein MAGTREIKNRIKSVQSTHQITKAMEIVSTTKFKKFSTIVAQSRPYSESIANILQNIAAGVKSEKHPLFDGREDVKKVGIIVMCSDRGLAGSFNSNTLKALERLKNENSGKQVSVIAVGRKAREYCAKRDYDVKAEYTQLIPETMFDKAKEISENIVEYYYNNIFDEVYVIYNKFVSALVSDLTVRKLIPIERAEGSENKAYIFEPSPEEILSSLLPKYLNIELYKALLDNTASEHSARKNAMKSATDNAEDMIKGLTLEYNRRRQASITQEISEIVGGAAALN
- the atpA gene encoding F0F1 ATP synthase subunit alpha is translated as MKIRPEEVSNIIKTEIENYKKSLDVKTSGSVLEVGDGIARIYGLSSAKAGELLEFPNGITGMVLNLEEDNVGAVILGDYTKIKEGDEVKATGRIASVPAGESLLGRVVNALGEPIDGKGEMKFEKYMEVERKASGIISRKPVSEPLQTGIKSIDGMVPIGRGQRELIIGDRQTGKTAVAIDAILNQKGTGVKCIYVAIGQKRSTVAQIVKRLEDAGAMEYTIVVAATASESAPLQYLAPYSGVAMGEYFMDKGEAVLIVYDDLSKHAVAYREMSLLLKRPPGREAYPGDVFYLHSRLLERAAKLSDELGGGSITALPIIETQAGDVSAYIPTNVISITDGQIFLDAQLFNSGFRPAINAGISVSRVGGSAQIKAMKQVAAKVKLELAQYTELLTFAQFGSDLDKATKAQLERGHRIMEVLKQPQYSPYPVEEQVVSFYTVINGFLDDIAISDVRRFERELLTEMRNTTTILTEIVEKKSLTKEIEAKIEEAIAAFKKNFN